From the genome of Rhinoderma darwinii isolate aRhiDar2 chromosome 1, aRhiDar2.hap1, whole genome shotgun sequence:
ttattttatatttaataataTTTTGTAGAGAACTAAAAACATTATTTAATTATATTTTGTAGAGAACTAAAAacgttatttaattatttttaacaaatagtattACTGTTCGGGGGGACGTGATTTAGTGATgatcagatcgctggtacaatacactgtaacactaatatcgcagtatatcgtgattaagATTAAGGGgtttataggagcagaaagatggcagacctacattaccccccaggctgccatgacaaccattcctACCCCGTGATCGTGTCGCGAggggccgatgagctgtcagagaggaccccccccccccctctttcttacagcttagattctgcagtcgctattgaccacggcatctaagtagttagaCGTCTGGGGTCGGGGTTCTCTCCGGTCTCCGGCCTTTGCAGCAGGTGTCCGGTCTTCCCTATGTCATGTGAACAACTCCTGAGCGGTAAATAtcctgtgcaggaaggggttaaatgagtaaaatacaagtttatacAGAATCTTATCCCATTAAACAATGTATCACTCTTCTCCGCTCCACCTGAGCTGTAACATAAGAGATTACACTGCATGTTCTCtatataatgtcacctcagctgctgcagaacctcacagttcatatcaaacactgactgcatagtgtgcaccacgtcttgtgagatgtcagcaatgtctccccagtatccgccatgtgtcaggttgtcaggagtcaggtcttcattgtcttgggggggggggggaatgtcttcattttactcttctcacctcagagatattccataaatgtctgatatatgggggtcccaaCTCTATGTGGAGAATGGGGGTCCCCCGACCCGCCTTGTGAGGTGATGAaaacatccaggtggagaatgaatggagcggtgaccacacatgtgcacgactctctccattcacttatataggaggtccagaaacagccgagcacggccagaggtggagccgcatctatcagacatttctggcatatcctggggagaaatgtccgtgttgggaatacccctttatttcatgtggtgacggctctgagaagatgtttctctcagtgatgaataagtgaggttccgtatgtcacacatgatgttgtcccctgtatgatctccatcttctcctttcttcataaagacgtctgcagtactagatcctccagttcctccagttttctcatcttctcctccacaacgttccttctcctgagtgacccaccaaggatggacaaggacaggaatgagatgagcagaagaatattagacttcaccttggagatcatctacctgttgagcggagaggtaaacttttctacattatagaacaagtcccacatagggaagggacaatacataataggaagtaataggaagaatccagtgtcctgtataacagcgtccagaccttccaagtgacgtcaagaagccaccagcagaaaagctgaagatcagccaccaatatggtcagttatgtgtcatgtcaccaatgcagccatagtaatgttgtagagcaatgagaatgacaaggaaccaggaggatcaggatgacctctatatagaaacatagaagatgacggcaggaggagagcacatggtccatctagtccccccaatattatttcttttttagttttggcctcgttctattttctcaatgtctttttgtaggtgaggtctccagtattacagatgtggggtcactagagctctgtacagcggggtcacaatctccctctctctactgagggggggaatactgtgttcagttctctaagtgtctctctccatacacaggagtacacaatagtgaagaagacatcgggtgactgtacaactcccatcatccatgagaaaggaggatggagcagtagtcagagccccatcacagagcctccccctcactcccggatacatgagaagaagatcttagaactgatatacaagatgactgagctgctgactggagaggtgacactgctgggaaattctacagtaacagcactggaggcgtctgggtgatgactgtatcattgtgtgtgtcaggttcctataaggtgtcaggatgtcactgtctatttctccatggaggagtgggagtatctagaaggacacaaggatctgtacgaggaggtcatgatggaggactatcagccgcgcacatcacaaggtaagaagaGACAGATATATTGGCATTACTGGgggcacaggctggactggcggccatgttgaagtcttaataccatcatgtgcagtacatatacacgtgtgtacaatgacatgtaatgtaggagctccacaatttCTGCTCTTTTCACATCACGTTAGATCCTTATGTTTCCTGTATATGTCCAATAAATTCAGAACGCTCCATTCACCAGACAGATTTTGTCTTTGCCACAAATGAAGCCCAGAGCAGTACACTGTACGAGCGCAGTGAAGCGAGGTGAACCGTCTTCGGCTTCATGTGTGTAATGTTCATGCTCTCATTCCCGCCGGACTCCTCTCAGTAACTTGTAACTTATTTTGCTGAAACGGAGGGTTTTGAtgtgggcaggtttggaacactaaactccATCTACATAACGACATGCTGGGGGTTCAGTGGCTgcaaacctactgacaggttcccttctaaatgctgccaggactcctagagaaagcctgtgagtcctgcatccCCCGCCCACTCAGAAtgactgacaggttcccttctaaatgctgccaggactccTAGAGAAAGCTTGTGAGTCCTGCATCCCCCGCCCACACAGAATGATTGACAGATTTTCCTTTGTGGTCCTGCTGATAAAATCTGAGGATGTGACAGACGTTTCTTGAGGGCCGATGCCGGAGCTACAAACACACGTTCCTTGCTTTACCTCCTGTCCGTGCAGAAAATGTAAGGAGCAAtgatggaaggggttaatatcagcccccccacagACATTGAGATCAGCTGCTGGAGATCTGTGATGTGGGGGCCATTACTTTACACATTTGTGGGGAGGAACAACACAATCATATTCTGTGACATGCCGCTCATCTGTAGTTTGGAGGATGGGCAGTCGTACCAGGTGTATGTTACAGCCGGTCATCACTCTCCACCAGGGTgctaagctggtcatacacattagatgtatgtcgccCGAACCTGCTGACTTTCTAATGTATATGGCGACCTCCCAACTCTCCCCGGACGTCAGATGTTCGGAGAGAGAAGGATCGGGCTGTGGAATTTCAACATGCCGGATCCTTTTGTTAGTAGATAAGTCACTATCAGAGGAGTTTCGCAGCGACTTTCCCCTATTGAAGACACATACACACCCGACCGAGCGTTCATGTACATGGAGGAGGGGAGGAACGATGGTTCACCTGACATCtagagtgtatggccggctttagaCTAGTAGATCACAAACGAAGAACTTCTGCAGGACGCCGATAATGGCTGCAAATCATTTTAAGAAAAAATAGTGTCCTCAAGATATAAAGTGATTAGTAAAGGGTAGAGACTAAAAACTAACTTTAATAATCACCATTTAAGAAGGTTTATATAGACTAATAAAACGGACAGAAAACAAGAGAAGTTACCGATCGTTACAACCTCCCCATACATTCTGtgttatacaggtaataagg
Proteins encoded in this window:
- the LOC142664449 gene encoding oocyte zinc finger protein XlCOF29-like, with the translated sequence MDKDRNEMSRRILDFTLEIIYLLSGEEYTIVKKTSGDCTTPIIHEKGGWSSSQSPITEPPPHSRIHEKKILELIYKMTELLTGEVTLLGNSTVTALEASG